A window from Pseudomonas alloputida encodes these proteins:
- a CDS encoding amino acid ABC transporter permease yields the protein MSTFPHSPKPVAKPAGAGLFGFRTRLLLTWLALFGLFVAFFLSFDLKFAIILEKFPNLAGFKLGPNGFLQGAALTLFLCLCSMVVSVLLGFAAALARLSNSAVLVGVASFYTSFFRGTPLLIQILLIYLGLPQVGLVPGAISAGIIALSLNYGAYLSEIFRAGILGVARGQREAALALGMRTPQIFCHIILPQAMRVIIPPTANQFISMLKDSSLISVMGVWEVMFLAQSYGRSSYRYLEMLTTAAVIYWVLSILLELLQARLERHFGKAYQR from the coding sequence ATGAGCACCTTCCCTCACTCCCCCAAGCCCGTGGCAAAGCCTGCGGGCGCCGGCCTGTTCGGCTTTCGCACCCGGTTACTGCTGACCTGGCTGGCGCTGTTCGGGCTGTTTGTCGCCTTCTTCCTCAGCTTTGACCTGAAGTTCGCCATCATTCTGGAGAAGTTTCCCAACCTGGCCGGTTTCAAGCTGGGGCCCAATGGTTTTCTGCAAGGCGCCGCACTGACCCTGTTCCTGTGCCTGTGCTCGATGGTGGTATCCGTGCTGCTCGGCTTTGCCGCCGCGCTGGCACGGTTATCCAACAGCGCGGTGCTGGTGGGTGTGGCCAGCTTCTACACCTCGTTCTTCCGTGGCACGCCGCTGCTGATCCAGATTCTGCTGATCTACCTGGGGCTGCCGCAGGTGGGCCTGGTACCCGGCGCCATCAGCGCCGGCATCATTGCCTTGTCGCTGAACTACGGGGCCTACCTGAGCGAGATCTTCCGCGCCGGCATCCTCGGCGTGGCCCGTGGGCAACGTGAAGCAGCATTGGCGCTGGGCATGCGCACGCCGCAGATCTTCTGCCACATCATCCTGCCCCAGGCCATGCGGGTGATCATTCCGCCCACCGCCAACCAGTTCATTTCGATGCTCAAGGACTCGTCGCTGATTTCCGTGATGGGGGTTTGGGAGGTGATGTTTCTGGCGCAGTCGTATGGGCGTTCGAGCTATCGCTACCTGGAAATGCTGACCACCGCCGCCGTGATCTACTGGGTGCTGTCGATACTGCTGGAGCTGCTGCAGGCGCGCCTGGAACGGCATTTTGGCAAGGCTTATCAGCGCTGA
- a CDS encoding malate dehydrogenase — protein sequence MNKLTIVGAGLVGEAAAQIIARDELCRELVLMDVQGELAQGKALDVWQAAVDSGSDTHVHGGAKAEMLEGSELVVITAGVPRKPGQSRQDVLSTNLPILDSIMADIKHHAPTATVLVVSNPVDVLTYRAWSVSGQGRDKVFGQAGVLDTARMKCFIAEQTGFSARDITALVLGGHGDSMVPLMRYCQIGSVPLSHFLSSEQIEQIVERTRKGGGEILGLKKTGSACDAPGVAIAQMVDAIANGRNRILPAVAILEGEYGRTDIAMGGPCVLAEKGLARIIELPLDAQEQAMFDHSADQVARDIAEMKAL from the coding sequence GTGAACAAATTAACGATTGTGGGTGCCGGTCTGGTCGGCGAGGCGGCGGCGCAGATCATCGCCCGGGATGAGTTGTGCCGTGAGCTGGTGTTGATGGACGTGCAGGGTGAGCTGGCGCAGGGCAAGGCGCTGGACGTTTGGCAGGCGGCTGTGGATTCAGGTTCCGATACCCATGTTCACGGCGGGGCCAAAGCCGAGATGCTGGAGGGTTCCGAGCTGGTGGTGATCACGGCGGGCGTGCCGCGCAAGCCCGGCCAGTCGCGCCAGGATGTATTGAGTACCAACCTGCCAATCCTCGACAGCATCATGGCGGATATCAAGCACCACGCGCCGACTGCGACGGTGCTGGTGGTGTCCAACCCGGTCGATGTGCTCACCTACCGCGCCTGGAGCGTCAGCGGGCAGGGGCGCGACAAGGTGTTCGGGCAGGCGGGGGTGCTGGATACCGCGCGCATGAAGTGCTTCATCGCCGAGCAAACCGGGTTTTCTGCACGGGATATCACGGCGTTGGTGCTGGGCGGGCATGGCGACAGCATGGTGCCGCTGATGCGCTACTGCCAGATTGGCTCGGTGCCGTTGTCGCACTTCCTGTCCAGCGAGCAGATCGAACAGATTGTCGAGCGCACCCGTAAGGGCGGCGGCGAGATTCTGGGGTTGAAGAAGACGGGGAGCGCCTGCGATGCACCGGGCGTGGCCATTGCGCAGATGGTCGATGCGATCGCCAATGGGCGGAACCGTATTTTGCCGGCGGTGGCGATTCTTGAGGGCGAGTATGGGCGAACGGATATCGCCATGGGGGGGCCCTGCGTACTGGCGGAGAAGGGGCTGGCGCGGATTATCGAGTTGCCGCTGGATGCGCAGGAGCAGGCGATGTTCGACCACTCTGCAGACCAGGTGGCGCGGGATATTGCCGAGATGAAGGCGTTGTAG
- a CDS encoding NUDIX hydrolase, which yields MEAEKSCPVVLRGRETLEILAFEHPLAGFQLVKGSVEPGEATDLAAVRELKEEAGIPSTVGRHLGERRFIVTGHTWAFHECHVAQDLPDTWVHFAEDDGGHEFRFFWHPLMSEPSENWHQVFKDALSFIRKRLTEA from the coding sequence ATGGAAGCAGAAAAATCTTGTCCTGTAGTTCTGCGAGGCCGGGAAACGCTGGAGATTTTAGCGTTCGAGCATCCATTAGCAGGCTTTCAGCTGGTCAAAGGCAGTGTCGAGCCAGGTGAGGCAACCGACCTGGCTGCGGTTCGAGAGCTGAAAGAAGAAGCAGGTATTCCGTCGACAGTTGGGCGACATTTGGGGGAGCGGCGTTTCATCGTAACTGGACACACATGGGCATTTCATGAATGTCATGTTGCCCAAGACCTTCCTGATACTTGGGTGCATTTTGCAGAAGATGATGGAGGCCATGAATTCAGATTCTTTTGGCATCCTCTCATGAGCGAGCCCTCTGAAAATTGGCATCAGGTTTTCAAGGATGCTTTGAGCTTTATTCGGAAAAGGCTCACTGAAGCCTAA
- a CDS encoding PAAR domain-containing protein, translating into MRVSLDGLGQAVDGDVTTTGAICIATGEGYLDEGRMVLRMGDPTTPCPLCGLEGKVVEGVWHFISDGQPVAMDGALVDCGCPEGSNRVVAPLGEMPPPRLPVAVRTSLTPAGPGSSSALAGASPAMVGGLPGQMQPGFYVVPRSMSFPQILLELASHDSTLPISYLQRLNPTFEQGFKAGEIFVIGDPDNGYACTQEEGQLMAAAERARRSLAVLDFAESDFMMEYQAEIAGLLSDASLSMGVGKDMMDHGLRQLRSTLGNIERLHQQEFLRHGHLNSPSFFAERRLLLEQLDGQLKATFLNKHLNLGAYERLKKSLNISTKSLVHHWSKAGGPGQIPGYATYLDKVAKLSKYLRYGGHVGIGLGGTSSYLKVQEACRAGETEGCKKIRLSEAGAFAGGLAGGIVGGKIAGITALAVCGVFSAGTAGFGAPVCGIALVGGGAFAGSIAGAEGGEQMGELIYESHYD; encoded by the coding sequence ATGCGCGTCAGTCTGGATGGGCTTGGCCAAGCAGTAGACGGTGATGTGACCACCACAGGTGCGATTTGCATCGCCACCGGGGAAGGTTACCTCGACGAAGGACGAATGGTCCTGAGGATGGGGGATCCCACCACACCTTGTCCACTTTGCGGGCTGGAAGGAAAGGTCGTCGAAGGGGTGTGGCACTTCATCTCGGATGGCCAGCCAGTCGCGATGGATGGCGCGTTAGTTGATTGCGGTTGCCCAGAGGGTAGCAACCGGGTGGTGGCGCCTTTAGGGGAAATGCCCCCGCCGCGGCTGCCGGTTGCCGTACGCACTAGCCTCACACCCGCCGGCCCTGGGAGCTCTAGCGCTTTGGCAGGGGCTTCGCCCGCCATGGTTGGCGGGTTGCCTGGGCAGATGCAGCCGGGATTCTATGTGGTGCCCCGGAGCATGTCGTTCCCGCAGATTCTGTTGGAGCTGGCTAGCCATGATTCGACCTTGCCCATTTCGTACCTGCAACGCCTTAACCCGACTTTCGAGCAGGGGTTCAAGGCAGGGGAAATCTTCGTCATCGGCGATCCGGATAACGGTTATGCCTGCACCCAGGAGGAGGGCCAACTCATGGCGGCCGCCGAGCGCGCGCGACGTTCCTTGGCTGTACTCGATTTTGCCGAGTCAGATTTCATGATGGAGTATCAGGCTGAAATTGCCGGGCTGCTTAGTGACGCCAGTCTCTCCATGGGTGTGGGTAAGGACATGATGGACCACGGCCTCCGGCAGCTTCGCAGCACACTTGGCAACATCGAGCGTTTGCATCAGCAAGAATTTCTGCGCCATGGCCATCTGAATAGTCCATCGTTCTTCGCCGAACGACGGCTGTTATTGGAGCAGCTAGATGGTCAGCTGAAGGCGACTTTTCTAAATAAACATCTGAATCTAGGGGCCTACGAGCGGCTGAAGAAAAGCTTGAATATCTCGACCAAGAGCCTTGTGCATCATTGGTCGAAAGCCGGCGGGCCAGGGCAGATTCCTGGGTACGCCACATACTTGGACAAAGTGGCGAAGCTTAGTAAGTACCTTCGGTATGGTGGGCATGTCGGAATTGGCTTAGGTGGTACATCTTCCTATCTGAAAGTCCAAGAGGCCTGCCGTGCAGGGGAAACCGAAGGCTGCAAAAAAATTCGTTTGTCTGAGGCAGGTGCTTTCGCTGGGGGGCTGGCGGGAGGGATCGTGGGTGGCAAGATTGCTGGGATCACTGCGCTCGCTGTATGTGGGGTGTTCTCTGCTGGTACCGCGGGTTTCGGGGCGCCGGTATGTGGCATTGCGCTGGTCGGGGGAGGGGCTTTTGCTGGGAGCATCGCCGGTGCGGAGGGCGGTGAGCAAATGGGCGAGTTGATCTACGAATCACATTATGACTGA
- a CDS encoding HamA C-terminal domain-containing protein, translating into MSTITANDLENALTGNPEALQVHLTLVERDVSVEGHLVKIHCHCLSVDGNGRVQPNRLAEFMRNSIVDYAIPRSKLAEAKARDIRFNSTEAVAELVERAKRSFTDLAKTGEGGEMLLFLLAERFLKLPQILCKMDLKTDSRMHFHGADGVYADVSPEGTLKLFWGESKIYSDPNAAIRDCFNSLAPFLIEPEHESAARERDLLLLSDKADLSDPALTGALKKYFDKSSVMSNRVQYCGVALIGFDASFYPQENAKAVAEELVSASRAELTGWCKSIGNRLKLEKLDQMEIEVFCLPLPSAEGFRDAFLKAMGIKTQ; encoded by the coding sequence TTGTCAACCATTACCGCTAACGATCTCGAGAATGCCCTCACAGGAAACCCAGAGGCACTCCAGGTCCATCTCACGCTAGTAGAACGAGACGTGTCTGTAGAAGGACACTTAGTCAAAATTCACTGCCATTGTCTTTCGGTAGATGGAAATGGGCGTGTTCAGCCAAATCGCTTAGCTGAGTTCATGCGGAATTCCATAGTTGACTACGCGATCCCAAGATCGAAGTTGGCTGAAGCGAAAGCCCGCGACATTAGGTTCAACAGCACCGAAGCCGTGGCGGAGCTTGTGGAACGAGCCAAACGTTCTTTCACTGATTTGGCGAAGACTGGGGAAGGAGGAGAGATGCTATTGTTTTTATTAGCAGAGCGTTTCCTCAAGCTCCCTCAGATACTATGCAAGATGGATTTAAAGACTGACTCACGCATGCATTTCCATGGAGCAGATGGGGTATACGCAGACGTCTCACCTGAAGGCACCTTGAAACTATTTTGGGGAGAGTCAAAAATATATTCAGATCCAAATGCCGCCATTCGCGACTGTTTCAACTCTCTTGCTCCTTTCCTAATTGAGCCAGAGCACGAAAGCGCGGCTCGGGAACGGGATCTATTACTCTTAAGCGATAAAGCTGACCTCAGCGATCCAGCGCTCACCGGAGCGCTTAAGAAATACTTTGATAAGTCATCAGTCATGTCAAATAGGGTTCAATATTGTGGTGTAGCCCTCATTGGCTTCGATGCATCTTTCTATCCTCAAGAAAATGCAAAAGCGGTTGCTGAGGAGCTTGTGAGTGCTTCCCGAGCAGAACTCACAGGCTGGTGTAAAAGTATTGGAAACCGCCTTAAGCTGGAGAAACTCGATCAAATGGAAATCGAGGTGTTCTGTTTGCCTTTACCTTCAGCTGAAGGATTTCGGGATGCGTTTCTCAAGGCTATGGGAATTAAGACTCAATGA
- a CDS encoding HNH endonuclease — MSYLKIKIYEKGDPTIWVPVSSRSPQGQARALLPFAGLSGQYAHGYKAEPELSPYFEALRSIQKAYVEGGRKTFIVAGGPEPQRKDAWRHGRKKSSPLLSPTSGWVEIPFELLEEVSDEELALEIESSGKILVTSKRLRANPEGPMFRQVTREMRTFQMDFRAKALELWEPKCALSGATCLLEAAHIKGVAASKRDSESDMLNPYNSIILNVALHGLLDEGFISFSDEGNLLVSNALSQEDQSIYGVNAPKKVAFNPGAIPFLQYHRMTIFRGSA, encoded by the coding sequence TTGAGCTACCTCAAAATTAAAATCTACGAGAAGGGTGACCCCACGATCTGGGTGCCGGTCAGTAGCAGATCGCCGCAGGGCCAAGCACGAGCACTCCTGCCATTCGCTGGGTTAAGCGGCCAGTACGCTCATGGTTACAAAGCTGAACCGGAATTATCACCGTACTTTGAGGCTCTCAGATCGATTCAAAAAGCGTATGTGGAGGGGGGGAGGAAGACCTTCATCGTTGCGGGTGGGCCTGAGCCTCAACGAAAGGATGCGTGGCGCCACGGTAGGAAGAAAAGCTCTCCACTGCTCAGTCCTACATCGGGTTGGGTTGAAATTCCATTTGAGCTGTTAGAGGAAGTTTCTGACGAGGAGTTAGCGCTCGAAATCGAGTCGTCAGGAAAAATCCTAGTGACCTCCAAACGCTTGAGAGCCAACCCTGAAGGTCCGATGTTTCGCCAGGTCACACGGGAGATGAGGACATTTCAAATGGATTTCAGGGCCAAAGCCTTAGAATTGTGGGAGCCCAAATGTGCGCTTAGCGGAGCGACATGTCTGTTGGAGGCTGCCCATATCAAAGGAGTTGCTGCATCTAAACGCGATAGCGAATCCGATATGCTGAACCCTTACAACAGTATTATTTTGAATGTGGCACTTCATGGATTGCTCGATGAAGGTTTTATCTCATTTTCCGATGAGGGGAACCTTTTGGTTTCGAACGCCCTCAGTCAAGAAGATCAATCCATATACGGCGTAAACGCTCCCAAAAAGGTTGCATTCAATCCAGGTGCCATACCTTTCCTTCAGTACCATCGTATGACAATTTTCCGTGGTTCGGCCTGA
- a CDS encoding DEAD/DEAH box helicase has translation MSIASLQSWLLEDGVREDLDAITLLTVRNELDNLTVDSSAPSSSEIDWPRLLLAGSILARSEKRVDQEAALRIATAVISLTEDQAYKDAGYVLLGKLSNFRATSLAVNRGLVAPGLESRLGVALRLEAQRREMNRSILLQSSGAWVQVNDFQQSFWTNASGNRWLSASAPTASGKTYLVLQWLIDQVITGETKVAVYLAPTRALVSEIETSLTELLSDTELVEVSSLPLPAKYKAALTGGARLILVFTQERLHLLANILNNSISIDLLIVDEAHKIGDSQRGVILQDAIERVTRANPKLKAVFISPATQNPEELLTDAPEGVQKTSIDSDSSTVLQNLIVANQMPRKAKLWSLTLRQQNSTIPIGTLQLSSTPVGLKKRLAFIAAAIGERGGTLVYTNGASEAEDVADLISQLLPGFNSIDPELIELAELARKGVHQDFRLAPLVESGVAFHYGNMPSLLRLEIERLFRTGKIRFLVCTSTLIEGVNLSCRTIVVRGPRKGRGHPMEPHDFWNLAGRAGRWGDEFQGNIICIDPDDNQAWPTGVPSRARYPIKRESDAVLEDFNGMANYLTQRAVSDLPEIEETDKFEQVGAYLLTTYMRLGTISVANLAKRHDASSIVMLDQALNVLAQKIEINIDLAIRHPGVSALGLQRLLEAFRSYTGDVENLLPAEVASNDSYDRFATIMARINRHLFPAFTPENRIRLYSLIIIKWLKGYSLARIIRDSIEWHQNANRPFKLPELIRSTMELVEQIARFKAPKYLSAYMDVLHLYLREIGREDLIEEGLDIGTQLEFGVSSTTLLSLMELGLSRMSAVAMYEKIARDDLSKEECINWFIARVGQLPAMGIPAIIIREVRELLIPNSSAT, from the coding sequence ATGAGTATCGCTTCTCTCCAATCGTGGCTTCTCGAAGACGGTGTAAGAGAAGATCTAGATGCGATTACGCTGCTCACCGTAAGAAATGAACTCGACAACCTCACGGTTGACTCCTCTGCACCTTCTTCCTCAGAGATAGACTGGCCTAGATTGTTGCTCGCGGGCAGCATACTGGCTCGATCCGAAAAGAGGGTTGATCAAGAAGCGGCTCTCAGAATCGCAACTGCAGTGATTTCATTAACCGAAGATCAGGCATACAAGGACGCCGGTTATGTTTTACTCGGTAAGCTTTCTAATTTCCGAGCTACCTCGTTAGCAGTTAACCGCGGTTTGGTTGCTCCAGGTCTAGAAAGCAGACTAGGTGTCGCTTTGCGTCTAGAAGCTCAGCGCCGTGAAATGAATCGTTCTATCCTCTTACAATCGAGCGGGGCGTGGGTACAAGTTAACGACTTTCAGCAAAGTTTTTGGACTAATGCGAGCGGAAACCGATGGCTATCTGCGTCAGCCCCTACGGCCTCAGGCAAGACATATCTTGTCCTTCAGTGGTTAATAGATCAAGTTATAACTGGCGAAACAAAGGTTGCGGTGTATCTCGCACCAACGCGCGCGCTTGTATCCGAGATTGAAACCAGCCTTACAGAGCTTCTTAGCGATACGGAGCTAGTTGAAGTATCATCACTTCCGCTACCCGCCAAGTACAAAGCTGCCCTTACAGGCGGAGCACGGCTGATATTAGTATTTACCCAGGAACGGTTACATCTCCTGGCAAATATTCTTAACAATTCAATTTCAATTGATTTACTCATCGTGGATGAGGCACACAAGATCGGTGACAGTCAGCGTGGCGTAATTTTACAGGACGCGATCGAGCGAGTCACACGCGCCAATCCAAAACTTAAAGCAGTCTTTATAAGTCCGGCGACTCAAAACCCCGAAGAGTTGCTAACCGACGCGCCTGAAGGTGTTCAGAAAACCTCAATTGATAGCGACTCCTCCACAGTGCTTCAGAATTTGATAGTCGCTAATCAAATGCCTAGAAAAGCGAAGCTATGGTCGCTGACACTGCGACAGCAGAACTCGACGATCCCTATCGGAACTCTTCAACTTTCAAGCACACCTGTTGGGCTAAAAAAAAGGCTCGCATTCATCGCAGCAGCAATCGGCGAGAGGGGGGGGACGCTCGTTTATACAAATGGTGCTAGCGAGGCAGAAGATGTAGCCGATTTGATAAGTCAACTACTACCCGGCTTTAATAGCATCGATCCGGAACTTATCGAGCTCGCTGAGCTCGCCCGCAAAGGAGTACACCAAGACTTTCGCCTCGCCCCGTTAGTTGAGTCAGGCGTGGCTTTTCATTACGGCAATATGCCGTCGCTGCTTCGGCTGGAGATAGAAAGACTATTCAGGACAGGTAAAATTCGATTTCTGGTATGCACGTCAACTTTAATCGAGGGAGTCAACCTTTCGTGTCGAACTATAGTAGTGCGCGGTCCGCGAAAAGGGAGAGGCCACCCCATGGAACCGCACGATTTCTGGAATTTAGCCGGCCGGGCAGGCCGATGGGGTGACGAGTTCCAAGGGAATATCATCTGCATTGATCCAGACGACAATCAAGCGTGGCCTACCGGGGTGCCTAGCCGTGCGCGCTATCCGATAAAACGGGAAAGTGATGCGGTTCTCGAGGATTTTAATGGTATGGCGAATTACCTCACCCAGCGTGCGGTATCGGATCTGCCTGAAATTGAGGAAACTGATAAGTTCGAGCAGGTCGGTGCTTATCTACTAACCACGTACATGCGTCTCGGTACCATATCGGTTGCGAATCTCGCAAAACGCCATGACGCGTCGTCTATTGTGATGCTCGATCAGGCCCTCAATGTTTTGGCCCAGAAAATTGAGATCAACATTGATTTAGCTATTCGGCATCCAGGAGTAAGTGCGTTAGGACTTCAGCGTCTCCTTGAAGCCTTCCGGTCCTACACAGGTGACGTCGAAAATTTACTTCCAGCTGAAGTTGCGAGCAATGATAGCTACGACAGATTTGCAACTATCATGGCGCGAATTAACAGACACTTGTTCCCCGCTTTCACCCCCGAAAACCGTATCAGACTTTACTCACTGATCATTATAAAATGGCTAAAGGGATACTCATTAGCCAGGATCATCCGCGATAGTATTGAGTGGCATCAAAACGCCAATAGACCGTTCAAATTACCCGAACTGATACGCAGCACAATGGAATTAGTTGAACAGATTGCCCGCTTTAAAGCACCAAAATATCTCTCAGCGTACATGGATGTTCTGCATCTATATCTTCGCGAAATCGGCCGTGAGGATCTAATTGAGGAAGGTTTAGATATTGGAACCCAGTTAGAGTTCGGTGTCTCGTCAACTACCCTCCTTTCGCTTATGGAGCTAGGGCTTTCCCGAATGAGCGCTGTAGCTATGTATGAAAAAATTGCTCGTGACGACCTTAGTAAAGAAGAGTGTATAAATTGGTTTATAGCGCGAGTGGGGCAGCTGCCAGCGATGG
- a CDS encoding GntP family permease: MTPLDIQLLLTALASVLVLVALIVSRLKMHPLLALLVVSIGVGFATHMAPGSIVSHLLTGAGKTLGAVGVVIALGAMLGKILADAGVTEQVADVILKRTPDRMIPWAMMLVAFVIGIPMFFEVGLVIMLPLIFSVARKLESKARFKGSAYVYVGVPVISALAAMHGMVPPHPGPLTAIAVLKTSVGPTMLYGFLAAIPAMILGGPLYGMFISPRMNTRPDQALLDQFTLAEKADGQPRPGVMVGMLAALLPAILMLVHAVAEMLLPKGNALLEMASFLGNPLIAMLLGVLFAGASLVLARGGDAEQLRDALGKSLKPIASIIMIIAGGGAFQEMLTSAKVGDAIVHLTQQSAFPPLILGWLIAMLLSVSTGSATVGIVGAAGLLAPLAGADPSLNLPLLALSIGCGSLFFNYANHAGFWMVKESFGMTMGEATKTISVVQSIVAVVGLMVVLMLNAAITIG, encoded by the coding sequence ATGACTCCCTTAGATATACAGCTATTACTGACGGCATTGGCCAGTGTTCTGGTGCTGGTGGCGCTCATCGTTTCGCGCCTGAAAATGCACCCGCTGCTGGCCTTGCTGGTGGTGTCCATTGGCGTGGGCTTCGCGACGCATATGGCGCCAGGCAGCATCGTCTCCCACCTGCTCACCGGCGCCGGCAAGACACTGGGCGCAGTGGGGGTGGTGATTGCGCTGGGTGCGATGCTCGGCAAGATCCTGGCTGACGCTGGCGTCACGGAGCAGGTCGCGGATGTCATCCTCAAGCGCACCCCCGACCGCATGATCCCTTGGGCCATGATGCTGGTTGCCTTTGTCATTGGCATCCCCATGTTTTTCGAAGTCGGCCTGGTGATCATGCTGCCGCTGATATTCAGCGTGGCGCGCAAACTGGAAAGCAAGGCGCGCTTCAAAGGCTCGGCGTACGTGTATGTAGGTGTGCCGGTCATTTCGGCGCTTGCCGCCATGCACGGCATGGTACCGCCGCACCCAGGCCCCCTGACCGCCATTGCCGTGCTCAAGACCTCGGTGGGGCCCACCATGCTCTATGGCTTCCTTGCCGCCATTCCGGCAATGATCCTGGGCGGCCCGCTGTACGGCATGTTCATTTCACCGCGCATGAACACGCGGCCCGATCAGGCATTGCTGGACCAGTTCACACTGGCTGAAAAAGCCGATGGCCAACCCCGCCCCGGGGTAATGGTCGGCATGCTGGCCGCATTGCTGCCGGCCATCCTGATGCTGGTGCATGCCGTCGCCGAGATGCTGCTGCCCAAAGGCAATGCGCTGCTGGAGATGGCCAGCTTCCTGGGCAACCCGCTGATCGCCATGCTGCTGGGCGTGCTGTTCGCCGGCGCCAGCCTGGTGCTTGCGCGCGGCGGCGACGCCGAACAGCTGCGCGATGCACTGGGCAAAAGCCTCAAGCCGATCGCCTCGATCATCATGATCATTGCCGGTGGCGGTGCCTTTCAAGAGATGCTGACCAGCGCCAAGGTAGGCGATGCCATTGTGCACCTGACCCAGCAATCTGCCTTCCCTCCCCTGATTCTGGGGTGGCTGATCGCGATGCTGCTCTCGGTGTCTACCGGTTCCGCCACGGTCGGTATCGTAGGGGCTGCCGGCTTGCTGGCGCCGCTGGCAGGTGCAGACCCAAGCCTTAACCTGCCTTTGCTGGCCCTGTCCATCGGCTGCGGTTCGCTGTTCTTCAACTATGCGAACCATGCAGGCTTCTGGATGGTGAAAGAATCCTTTGGCATGACCATGGGCGAAGCCACCAAGACCATTTCGGTGGTGCAGTCCATCGTGGCGGTGGTTGGGCTGATGGTGGTGTTGATGTTGAATGCGGCCATCACCATAGGTTGA
- a CDS encoding YitT family protein — protein MSCDTHAFYPRHSALDDAYGLFTGIALAATGIAILGKSGLITGGIAGMALLASFVTPYPSSILVPAINVPFLLFALFTMGRNFTLKSVLVSFALGLGVKLVTPALNVAGIDPAVGWALGGTLLGMGILCLARHNASMGGTGSMVLWFQRKFGVNAGVAQLACDAALFLVAAFYLPADKMAWSAVGTVAMNLVLIRWHKPGRYRG, from the coding sequence ATGAGCTGTGATACCCACGCCTTCTACCCGCGCCACAGCGCGCTAGATGACGCATACGGGCTGTTCACTGGCATCGCGCTGGCCGCGACCGGAATCGCCATCCTGGGCAAAAGCGGGCTGATCACCGGGGGCATTGCTGGAATGGCCCTGCTGGCCTCGTTCGTCACCCCCTACCCGTCGTCGATCCTGGTGCCGGCTATCAACGTGCCGTTCCTGCTGTTTGCGCTGTTCACGATGGGGCGGAACTTCACCCTGAAAAGCGTCCTGGTCAGCTTCGCCCTTGGCCTGGGCGTTAAGCTGGTTACCCCGGCGTTAAACGTTGCTGGCATCGACCCGGCGGTGGGGTGGGCGCTCGGCGGAACGCTCCTGGGAATGGGCATCCTTTGCCTGGCCAGGCACAACGCATCCATGGGCGGTACAGGCTCGATGGTTCTCTGGTTTCAGCGGAAATTCGGCGTTAACGCCGGCGTGGCGCAGCTCGCTTGCGATGCGGCGCTGTTCCTGGTCGCGGCCTTCTACCTGCCCGCCGACAAAATGGCCTGGTCGGCGGTCGGCACCGTCGCAATGAACCTGGTGCTGATCCGCTGGCACAAGCCTGGCCGGTATCGGGGCTGA
- a CDS encoding GFA family protein — protein MTDEKKDDRPVYQAACHCGTVRFELRLTDGLRTARRCNCSLCRMRGAVAVSANLGDITVTQGEEALTLYQFHTREAKHYFCSRCGIYTFHQRRSAPDQYGVNVACIEGMSPFDFADVPVSEGRVHPKDRVDGGVGVAGWLRYEGNPEWGQG, from the coding sequence ATGACTGATGAAAAAAAGGATGATCGCCCTGTTTACCAAGCAGCCTGCCATTGCGGGACTGTACGGTTTGAACTGCGTTTGACCGATGGTCTGCGTACCGCGCGCAGGTGCAACTGTTCGCTCTGCCGCATGCGCGGGGCCGTGGCCGTGTCAGCCAATCTAGGCGATATCACTGTGACGCAAGGGGAGGAGGCACTGACCCTTTATCAGTTCCATACACGGGAAGCTAAGCATTACTTCTGCTCGAGGTGCGGTATCTATACCTTCCACCAGCGGCGTTCTGCGCCGGATCAGTATGGTGTGAATGTTGCGTGTATTGAGGGGATGAGTCCGTTTGATTTTGCAGATGTGCCGGTTAGTGAAGGGCGTGTTCATCCTAAGGATCGGGTAGATGGGGGAGTGGGGGTTGCGGGGTGGCTGCGGTATGAAGGTAACCCGGAGTGGGGTCAAGGGTGA
- a CDS encoding GNAT family N-acetyltransferase, translated as MKCHVRPATSRDAAAISRVIIAALRESNSQDYPPDVIAQVEQSFSPEAITTQLTKRRVFVALLGENIVGTAGLDGDVVRSVFVDPAHQKGGIGRHLMDVIHITAASAGVGAVRVPSSITAERFYTALGYQKIRDEFHGAERTIVMEKLL; from the coding sequence ATGAAATGTCACGTTCGTCCCGCCACGAGCAGAGATGCAGCAGCGATAAGCCGCGTAATTATAGCCGCCCTGCGTGAGTCAAATTCACAGGACTATCCGCCTGATGTGATCGCTCAGGTTGAGCAGAGCTTTTCTCCTGAAGCCATCACCACACAGCTTACGAAGCGCAGGGTCTTTGTAGCCTTACTGGGCGAAAACATCGTTGGCACTGCCGGTCTCGACGGTGATGTGGTCAGAAGTGTTTTCGTTGACCCTGCTCACCAGAAAGGCGGTATCGGGCGGCATTTGATGGATGTCATTCATATAACTGCTGCCAGCGCAGGCGTTGGAGCTGTACGTGTGCCATCGTCGATTACAGCTGAAAGGTTTTATACCGCGTTGGGTTACCAAAAAATCCGCGACGAGTTTCATGGAGCGGAACGCACCATTGTTATGGAGAAGCTGCTGTAG